The DNA window AATCTCCTTCGCTTGGCAAGGCCTATCTAATGCATGGTTAACCCAACGAAATTTCCGCATCGAGATAGGCATTGCCTTAGCCGCGACGATTCTAGCTATTTATCTTAGAACAGGTCTTACGCCTGTTTTAATATGCGTGATGGTAGTGTTTGCTTCCGAATTAATCAACTCCTCTATTGAAGCTTTAGTTGATCTCAACACACAAGGTGTCCACCCACTGGCCAAGGCCGCTAAAGACTACGCGGCGGCAGCAGTCTTAATAACTTCATTTGGCTCACTCGCAATTGGAATTTTGGTGTTAGGTCCCGCTCTACTAGAAAGGATTCTCTCGTGGCTCTAGTCGTACCTGAAGATTTATTGAACGCGGCGATAAAAGTTAGACTGGCCGCCTACACCCCCTTCTCTAACTTTAAGGTCGGAGCAGCCCTTCTTTCCGAAACCGGAAGAATCTTAGTTGGGGCTAACGTCGAAAACTCTTCTTACGGATTAACAAGATGCGCGGAACAATCAGCAGTTTTAGCAATGGTTTCCTCCGGCGAAAGGGGTTTTGAAGCGATCGTGGTCTACACTGATACCGATATCCCGACAACACCTTGTGGAGCGTGCAGACAAATTTTATACGAATTCTCCCCAAAAGCCCACGTTTTCTCTGTAGCTTCTTCTGGCGATGTCCTGCATTCTCTGGTTTCAGATTTGCTACCGAACGGATTTACGCTAGACGACCCGTTACTAAAAACATGATCCTCAACGATCGTAGACCAGTTATAATCACCATGTGATGAATCGGCTATTCCGTATTACCCTAGTTTTTTTAACTTCCCTTTCTTTACTGTCAGCTGCTTTAGCTGACGAACCATACCGAATAGTAGTTTTGCCCTTTAAGGACATGCCTTCGCGTCCAGGTTTAGGTATAGGGTTAGCAACCGGTTTACAGAGAAGCTTAAACGCACTCGACACTGTTTACGCCCCTGCCATCGGTGACGCGATTATGTTTATAAAGAAAACCGTCGCTTCCAACTTAAAACCGTCAGAAACCGTGTCTTCTGCCTTTGCCGCTGACGCTATAATCACCGGTACTATTTCTGAAAACGCCAACAGTGGTATTAACTTGACTCTCAGTGCCACAGGTTTACAATTTTCAGAACCACTAGAATTTATACTAACTACCCCCGCTACAAATCCTTCTCAAACCCTAACTTCGCTCGTCGAACAAACTATTTTATCTCTTGATTTAAAGCCCTCATATGGTGACCGTCGTGACGCTCAACGGGCCGCTGAACAGGCCCCTTCCTTCACAGGTTTCGCTGACCTCGGTTTTGAGACTGCACGTTTAGGGATAGGTAGCGTGGACAGGCTAGAAATCTTAGTTAACCAAAATCCGCGCTCCAGTTGGGTTTTCACTGAGTATGCTAGAACTCTGACTCTTGCCGGAAGATTAGATCAAGCTACAAAAGCAGCTATTAAGGCC is part of the Trueperaceae bacterium genome and encodes:
- a CDS encoding diacylglycerol kinase, with amino-acid sequence MKRLFRSISFAWQGLSNAWLTQRNFRIEIGIALAATILAIYLRTGLTPVLICVMVVFASELINSSIEALVDLNTQGVHPLAKAAKDYAAAAVLITSFGSLAIGILVLGPALLERILSWL
- the cdd gene encoding cytidine deaminase codes for the protein MALVVPEDLLNAAIKVRLAAYTPFSNFKVGAALLSETGRILVGANVENSSYGLTRCAEQSAVLAMVSSGERGFEAIVVYTDTDIPTTPCGACRQILYEFSPKAHVFSVASSGDVLHSLVSDLLPNGFTLDDPLLKT